AAGAATACGGCAAAAGCGTTTTAGATGAAACTAAAACCAACAAAGAGCTTTCGCCCTTAGTCCCTGCCACCGGCACGCTCAACCCTACGCTTAATCCCACACTCAACCCAACGCTCAACCCTTTAGAGCAAGCCCCCACTAATCCTTTAATGCCTACACAAACGCCTAAAGAGCTTCCTAAAGAGCCAGCCAAAACGCCTTTTGTTGAAAGCCCCAAAAAGAATGAAGAGAACGAAAAAAATGACGCCAAAGAAAATGGCATAAAGGGTGTTGAAAAAACCAAAGAGAACGCCAAAACGCCCCCAACCACCCACCAAAAGCCTAAAACGCATGCGACACAAACCAACGCCCATACAAACCAAAAAAAGGATGAAAAATAATGCTACAAGCCATTTATAATGAAACCAAAGATTTGATGCAAAAAAGCGTTCAAGCTTTAAACAGAGATTTTTCCACTCTAAGGAGCGCGAAAGTTTCAGTCAATATTTTAGATCACATTAAAGTGGATTATTACGGCACGCCCACGGCATTAAATCAAGTCGGCTCTGTGATGAGCTTGGATGCGACCACCCTTCAAATCAACCCGTGGGAAAAAAACCTGCTCAAAGAAATTGAAAGATCCATTCAAGAAGCCAATATTGGCGTCAATCCCAATAACGACGGCGAAACGATCAAGCTTTTTTTCCCACCCATGACAACCGAACAAAGAAAGCTCATCGCAAAAGACGCCAAAGCGATGGGTGAAAAGGCTAAAGTGGCTGTAAGGAATACCCGCCAAGACGCTAACAACAAGGTAAAAAATTAGAAAAAGACAAAGAAATCAGCGAAGATGAAAGCAAAAAAGCCCAAGAGCAGATCCAAAAAATCACCGATGAAGCCATTAAAAAAATTGATGAAAGCGTGAAAAACAAAGAAGACGCGATTTTAAAGGTTTAAACCATGGATATTAAGGCATGTTATCAAAACGCTCAAGCGCTATTAGAGGGGCATTTCTTGCTCAGCAGCGGGTTTCATTCCAATTATTATTTGCAATCCGCTAAAGTCTTAGAAGATCCCAAACTAGCCGAACAATTAGCGCTAGAATTAGCCAAACAAATCCAAGAAGCTCATTTGAATATTGAATGCGTGTGCTCGCCGGCTATTGGGGGGATCTTGGCTGGGTATGAGCTTGCAAGGGCTTTAGGCGTGCGTTTTATCTTCACTGAAAGGGTGGATAATATCATGACATTAAGGCGTGGTTTTGAAGTCAAAAAAAACGAAAAAATTTTAGTGTGCGAAGACATCATCACCACAGGAAAATCCGCTATGGAATGCGCTAAAGTTTTAGAAGAAAAGGGCACTCAAATCGTGGCTTTTGGTGCTTTAGCCAATCGGGGTATTTGCAAACGCACCCATTCTCATTTAAAAGCCCAAGAGGGCGCATGTTTGCCTAGCCATTTACCCCTTTTTGCTTTAGAAGATTTTGTTTTTGACATGCACAAGCCTAACTCTTGCCCTTTATGCGCTACTAGCGTCGCTATAAAGCCAGGAAGTCGTGGCAACTAAAAAAACTAAAAAAAATAAAACCCCAGAAAAAAAACGCGCTTTAGAAAGCCCTTTAAAGGGGTTGAATCTCTCTTTACGCTTAAAAGCCTTCATCACCGATATTTTTATGATTTATACCCCCATGCTTTATATAATGACTTATGCGATTTTAGGGAGCGCGAAGGATTTTAGGGAAAACCAGAGCGCGATTTTTTTATGCCTGCTTTTTTACGCCCTAACGCACAGCTTTTTTATCGCTTTTAAATCCCAAAGCCCTGGCATGCGTTACGCTCAGTTTAAATTGGTCAAAAATAATGGCAAAAAGGTGGGCTTTTTTTTAGCGTTGTGGCGGTTTGTTTTGTGGGTGTTGAGCATGGGGTTACTCATAGGGTTTGTTGTGCCTTTTATTTTTAAGTTTTTTTTGCATGACAAATTCAGCGGCACTCATATTGAAATTATCAAGGAGGAAACATGAAAAATTTAGTGATCTTAAGTGGGGCTGGCATTTCAGCAGAGAGCGGGATTAAAACCTTTAGGGACGCTGGCGGTTTGTGGGAAGGGCATGACATCATGGAAGTTGCTTCGCCTTATGGCTGGAAAAAGAATCCGCAAAAAGTGTTGGATTTTTACAACCAAAGGCGCCGACAGCTTTTTGAAGTTTATCCTAACAAGGCTCATAAGGCTTTAGCGGAATTGGAAAAACACTATCAAGTCAATATCATTACCCAAAATGTAGATGATTTGCATGAAAGGGCGGGTTCTTCTCGCATTTTGCACTTGCACGGAGAATTGTTAAGTGTTCGCAGCGAAAAAGATCCTAATTTAGTCTATAGGTGGGAAAAGGACTTGAATTTAGGCGACTTGGCCAAAGACAAATCGCAATTACGCCCTGATATTGTGTGGTTTGGCGAAGAGGTGCCTTTGCTTAAAGAAGCGATTTCTTTAGTCAAACAAGCGCATCTTTTAATCATCATTGGCACTTCTTTGCAAGTCTATCCCGCCGCTAGCCTCTACACGCATGCGCATAAAGACGCCCTCATTTATTACATTGACCCTAAAGCTAAAAACGCCCGTTTGCCCCAGAATATCCAATGCATTAATGAAAGCGCGGTGCATGCCATGCAAGATTTAATGCCCAAACTCATAGAAATGGCCTCTTAAGAGATGTTGAAATAATTTTTATTTTTTCAGCTAACGATTAGCAAAAACATGGTTTAATTGCTTCCATCGTTTGCTAAAAGTAATAATTAAAGGAGTTTGAGAGCCTGATGCAACAAGCCACAGAAGCATTGAATCACCCCTATTTTGGCGTTTTTGTTTTGCTAGTATTCACCTTTTGGGTGTTTAACTTAACCTTAAGGATTCAAAGGTTTTTAAGCCGTAAAATGGCTCAAAAAAAGGGCGAAAAGCTCAAGCTCGCTCCCTATGAATGCGGGCCTGTGGCTCTCAAACAGCCTAATAGAGTGTCGCACCATTTCTATATCATGGCCATGCTTTTTATCTTATTTGATGTAGAAATCGTTTTCATGTTTCCTTGGGCGATTGATTTTAAAAAATTAGGTTTGTTTGGGCTCATTGAAATGCTAGGCTTTGTCTTCTTTTTAACCATTGGTTTTATTTACGCTTTAAAGCGAAACGCTTTGAGCTGGCAAAAATTAGAGGTGAAATAATGCAACAAGCACCGGTTGTTCTAAGCACTTTGGATAAATTATTGAATTGGGGGCGTTCTAATTCGCTCTGGCCCTTAACTTATGGCTTGGCGTGTTGCGCGATTGAGATGATGGCGACAGGGGGTTCAAGGTTTGATTTTGACAGATTTGGCACGATTTTTAGAGCGAGTCCTAGGCAATCTGATGTGATGATCATCGCTGGCACGCTCACTAAAAAGCATGCCGAGTTTATGCACAGGCTCTATGATCAAATGCCTGAACCTAAATGGGTGATTTCTATGGGGAGTTGCGCTAACACGGGCGGGATGTTTAACACTTATGCGACCGTTCAAGGAGCGGATAGGATCGTTCCTGTGGATATTTACTTGCCCGGTTGTGCACCGCGCCCAGAGACTTTACAATACGCCCTTATGGTTTTGCAAGATAAGATCAGACGCTCTAAAGCGATCAAACAAGACGCTCCTAAAAGGTTAGTGTGATGGTAAGAAAACAATCCCCCTATGAAGATGTGCAAAAACAATCGCGCCAGCATGACCCCTATAAAATCATAGAACCCACCCCTAAAAAATATTTAGAGGGTAGTGCTTATGAGATCATTTACAACCACCTTTCTTACAAACATGAGATTTTAGACAAATACATAGAGACTAACACGGCTGTGTTTTGGATCAAAAAAGACGATATTTTTTCTGTCGCTACGATTTTAAGGCATTTGGGTTATGAGTGTTTGAGCGAAATGAGTGCGATAGATTTGTGCGCTAAAAAAGGGCATTTTGAATTGTTTTATCAATTCGTGGGCTTTAGCGATAGCTGTAAGAACCGCCGTAGGGTGCGCGTGAAGTGCGTTTTGTTACCTAATGAGAGCGTGGATTCTTTGAGTTTTTTATACCGATCGGCTAATTGGAGCGAAAGGGAAGCGTATGACATGCTTGGTATTGTGTTTGACAAACACCCCTATTTGAAACGCCTTATCATGCCGCATGATTGGGTAGGCCACCCCTTATTGCGTTCTTACCCGCTCAAAGGCGATGAATTCGCCCAATGGTATGAAGTGGATAAAATTTTTGGCAAAGAATACCGAGAAGTGGTGGGTAAAGAACAGAGAGACAGCGCGAGAGTGGATGAAAAAGACACTTTCAATTTCGCCAAAATTGGCTATGAGCAGGGCAAGGGCGAAGAATTAAAAGAAATAGAAGAAAAGCATGCGTTTAAGAAAATCCCTTTTGTCAAAGATTTGCACAAAATCGCCCCCACTATCTTAAAAAAGAGGCTATAAAATGGCTCAAAATTTCACGAAACTCAACCCCCAGTTTGAAAACATCATTTTTGAACATGACGATAACCAAATGATTTTAAACTTTGGTCCTCAACACCCCAGTAGCCATGGGCAATTGCGCTTGATTTTGGAATTAGAGGGCGAAAAAATCATTAAGGCTACCCCTGAAATTGGCTACTTGCATAGAGGCTGTGAAAAGTTAGGCGAAAACATGACCTATAACGAATACATGCCCACTACCGACAGGTTGGATTACACTTCTTCTACCAGCAATAATTACGCTTACGCTTATGCGGTAGAGACCTTGCTCAATTTAGAAATCCCGCGCCGAGCACAAGTGATCCGCACGATTTTACTAGAGCTTAACCGCATGATTTCACACATCTTTTTTATCAGCGTGCATGCTTTAGATGTGGGGGCGATGAGCGTGTTCTTGTATGCGTTTAAAACGAGGGAATACGGGTTGGATTTGATGGAGGATTATTGCGGGGCTAGGCTCACGCATAACGCTATAAGGATTGGGGGCGTGCCTTTGGATTTACCCCCGAATTGGTTAGAGGGCTTAAAAAAGTTTTTAGGCGAAATGAGGGAATGCAAAAAACTCATTCAAGGCTTATTGGATAAGAATCGCATTTGGCGGATGCGCTTGGAAAATGTGGGCGTTGTAACGCCAAAAATGGCGCAAAGTTGGGGCATGAGCGGTATCATGCTAAGAGGGACTGGGATCGCTTATGACATTAGAAAAGAAGAGCCTTATGAGCTTTATAAAGAGCTTGATTTTGATGTGCCGGTGGGCAATTATGGCGATAGTTATGATCGGTATTGTTTGTATATGCTAGAAATTGATGAAAGCATTCGCATCATTGAACAGCTCATTCCTATGTATGCTAAAACCGATACGCCTATCATGGCTCAAAACCCGCATTATATTTCTGCCCCTAAAGAAGATATAATGACGCAAAATTATGCCTTGATGCAGCATTTTGTTTTAGTGGCTCAAGGCATGCGCCCGCCCGTTGGGGAAGTGTATGCCCCCACAGAAAGCCCCAAAGGGGAATTAGGGTTTTTTATCCATTCAGAGGGCGAGCCGTATCCTCATAGACTAAAAATCAGAGCCCCTAGCTTTTATCACATTGGGGCTTTAAGCGATATTTTAGTGGGGCAATATTTAGCGGATGCAGTAACCGTGATTGGCTCAACCAATGCGGTGTTTGGCGAGGTGGATAGATGAAACGCTTTGATTTACGCCCCTTAAAAGCAGATATTTTTGAACGCTTAGAAGAATTGATTGAAAAAGAAATGCAACCTAATGAAGTCGCTATTTTCATGTTTGAAGTGGGGGATTTTTCTAATATCCCTAAGAGTGCTGAATTTATCCAATCTAAAGGGCATGAGCTCCTCAATTCTTTGCGTTTCAATCAAGCGGATTGGACGATTGTCGTGAGAAAAAAGGCTTGATTTTGAGCGGCTTTAACCCCCTAAATTCTCCCTTAAGTGCAAGCTCTTCAATTAGCTTGAAAGAAGCCTATTGTTTAGAAAAATTATCTCTTCAAAAAGGGTTTGAAATCAATTACAAGATGACCAAAGATAGCTTACACCTTTTAGAAAAAAGCGATTTGTGCGTTTTGTTTGGAGGGTTTTCAAACGCTTGTTTGAATGAAAATGAACGATTGATTTTAGGAAGCATTAACCAATCAAAACGCCCCTACGCCTTGTTAAGACCCCTACAAGATACAAGAGACTTGCAAGAAAATTGCCTTTTTGCGTCGTATGAAATCCACACGGAAGCGGCGATTTTGGCTTTGATTTTAAGGGGCATTTTAGAAAAAACTTCCCAATTAAAAGGGCATGCTTTAGAAAAGGTTGATGTAGGATATTTAAGCTCTGAAGCGAACATGAGCGAAGAGGAATTGCAAGAGCTTATTGTGCTTATTGTTAAAGCAAAAAAAAGGGCGCTTGTTTTAAACAGAGAAATCACTAAGCATGCTCATAGCGCTTTTTTATACACCCTTTTAAGCGGGTTGCAAAACTACCTAGAAATTTTGCATATCCCTTGCAATGATTCAAGTGCAACGACCGCTTTTTATGATTCTAAAGATCAAGAATGGCTGCTAGAAACAGCCCTAAAAGAGGGCGTTTTGCCTTTTGAATCACAACTCCAATCAAAAGATTTAGAGCTTTTAGAGCGAATGGGTGAGGCTAGCGGCTCGTTTGTCTATGTTTCTTATAAGAGCCTTAAACCCCCCAAATTGTCTTTTTCCAAGCAATTTAAGATCGCTAACAAGATTAAGCATTCTAAAGCGGTGTTTCAAATCTCCAATCAAACGCTAGAATGCGAGTTAGAAGAAAGCCCCCATTTGAAGGGCTTGATTGCGATTTTAGAAGGGGCGTTTTTTGACACCTACCCTTATATCCCTATTTTATCCCACTCTCAAGGAATTTCATGATCACAATGAATATCAATGGCAAAACGATTGAATGCCAAGAGGGACAAAGCGTTTTAGAGGCCGCTAGGAGCGCTGGGATCTACATCCCTACCATTTGCTATTTAAGCGGTTGTTCGCCCACGGTCGCATGCAAAATGTGCATGGTTGAAATGGATGGCAAACGCATTTATAGCTGCAACACGAAAGCCAAAAACAACGCCACCATTCTCACTAACACCCCAACGCTCATGGATGAAAGAAAAAGCATCATGCAAACTTATGATGTCAACCACCCCCTAGAGTGTGGCGTGTGCGATAAGAGCGGGGAGTGCGAATTGCAAGACATGACGCATTTAACCGGCGTGGAGCACCAACCCTATGCGGTGGCTGATGATTTTAAAGCGCTAGATTCATGGGCAAAAGCCTTGTATGACCCTAATTTGTGCATCATGTGCGAAAGGTGCGTAACCACTTGTAAGGACAATGTGGGCGAAAACAACCTTAAAGCCACTAAAGCCGACTTGCACGCTCCGGATAAATTTAAAGACAGCATGTCCAAAGACGCTTTTAGCGTGTGGAGTCGCAAGCAAAAAGGCATTATTTCTTTTGTGGGCAGTGTGCCTTGTTATGATTGCGGGGAATGCATTGCGGTATGCCCTGTGGGTGCTTTGAGCTATAAAGATTTCGCTTACACGGCTAACGCATGGGAATTAAAAAAGATCCATTCTACCTGTTCGCATTGTTCAGCCGGGTGTTTGATTTCCTATGATGTGCGTCATTTTGATACTCTAGGCGAAGAATCTAAGATTTTTAGGGTGCTTAATGATTTTTACCATAACCCTATTTGTGGGGCAGGCCGGTTTGCTTTTGACGTGAGCTCTAGCCCTAAAGGCAGCACCAATCTTAAAGAAGCGCAAAACGCTCTCAAAGAATGCGAAGCGGTGCGAATAGGTGGGGATATTACGAATGAAGAGGCGTTTTTAATAGAGCGTTTGAGGAAAGAATTGAATTTTAAAATCTACAATCAAGAAGCGTATCATTTCCAGCAATTCTTAAAGGTATTGGGCGAGGTTAAACGCCCCAGTATTGAAGAGATTAAAACTTCTCATTTAGTCGTTACGATAGGATCTTCTATCAAAACAGAAAACCCTTTAGTGCGCTATGCTATTAATAACGCTCTCAAACTCAATAAAGCTTCTTTGATCGCTATGCACCCTATTAAGGATAACGCGCTAGCGAATTTGTGCCGAAGTTCTTTTTGCATCACCCATGAAGTGGGGGCTGAAGAAATCCTTTTAGGCATGCTTTTAAAAATGCTTAACATTGAAAGCGCGGCTCTAAAAAGCTTAGAAGATTCCAAGCAAAGCATTGTGGATGAAGCGGCTCTTAAAGCCTTAGAAGAAGAGCGAAAAAAAGCTTTAGAACAAGCCGAGCAAGGGTGCAGTATTGGAGAAAATAAGGCAGAAAATCAAGAAGAGAATAAAACAGAAGCGACTACTCCAAAAGAAGAAAATCAAGAAGAAGCAGCTGCTCCAAAAGAAAATCAAACAGAAAACAAGACAGAGGTTAAAGAAGAAAGCATTGAAGTCCCTACCAAAACCACTTACTTGTTGCTTGAAGAAGCGGGCATCAATTTAGAAACTTATGAAAAAATTCTCGCTCTTTTGCAAAAATCAAATAACACCCTGCTAGTGGTTGGCGAAGAAATTTATAGCCACAAACAAGCCCACAATATCGCTAAAATGTTGCGTTTGTTAGCCCAAAAAAGTGCTATTAAACTCATTCTTATCCCCCCGAGTGCGAACGCTTTAGGCATCGCTTCTATTTGTCAATTGAGCGAAGAAATTTTTGAACATGAAAAAATCGTAGGCATTCGTGCTCAAGGGGATTTCACTATCAATAGCGACGATAGGGTTTTTGGGAAAAACGCTGTGAGTAAAGTGGATTTTATTTTGCCCAGTCTCAACCAGCTAGAAGGCACAATCACTAATATTGAAGGGCGTGTGTTGCCCTTAAAACCGGCTTTAAGGTTTGAGGGCTATGACTTGAGCGATATTGTGCAAGGCTTTGGCTTTGTGGAAGAAAACCTCATAGAATGCACCCACAAACTCCCTACAGAAGTGGGCTTTAAAGCCATAGAATTTGATCATCTAACCAACTATTTCACTAATGACAGGGTCAATCACAGAGGCTATTTATTAGGAACAAGCCATTTTGAAAACAGTGCTAAAGAGCATGAAAAAACAAAATGCGAACCCATCAAGCCTTTAAAAGAAAAAATCGCTTTCAACGCTTATTTAAAATACCCAGAAACGCAATTCAATAACGCTACCCATAAAAGCGAGAATTTGCAATTAAAGACTGGTATTTATGTGTCTAAAGCTTTCTTAAAAAATTGGATAAAGAAGTGGGGCAAAACATCACTTTATCTAAAGAAGAAGAGGAATTAACAGGCGTTTTGTATCTTGATGAGAGCTTGGATCAGGAGGTGTTTGTCATTTCGCCTTCTCTTTTGACAAACCATTCTAACTTTTTTAGAGAGGGCGTGTTTGATAGCGTGGATTTAAAGGAGCAAGCATGAGCGCTTATATCATTGAAACCTTGATTAAAATTTTGATTTTAGTCGCTGTTTTTTCGGCTTTAGGAGGCTTTGCCACTTATATTGAAAGGAAAGTGTTAGCCTATTTCCAACGCCGTTTAGGGCCTTGTTATGTGGGGCCTTTTGGACTCTTGCAAGTCGCAGCAGACGGCATTAAGCTTTTCACTAAAGAAGACATTATCCCTCAAGGCGCGAATAAGTTTATTTTCACGCTAGCACCTATTATTGCGATGGTGAGCGCGTTTGTGTCCATGGCGCCCATCCCCTTTTTCCCTAATTTCACTCTGTTTGGCTATGAAATCAAGCCCCTTATTTCTGACATCAACATTGGCTTTTTATTTTTCTTAGCCGTGGGTTCAGCAGGGATTTATGCGCCTATTTTAGCCGGGCTTGCTTCTAATAACAAATACTCTTTAATTGGCTCCGCAAGAGCGACGATCCAACTGCTCAGCTTTGAAGTGGTCAGCACTTTAACCATTCTAGCCCCCTTAATGGTGGTAGGATCGCTCTCTTTAGTGGAAATCAATCATTACCAAAGCGGTGGGTTTTTAGACTGGC
This is a stretch of genomic DNA from Helicobacter pylori. It encodes these proteins:
- a CDS encoding NADH-quinone oxidoreductase subunit H, which produces MSAYIIETLIKILILVAVFSALGGFATYIERKVLAYFQRRLGPCYVGPFGLLQVAADGIKLFTKEDIIPQGANKFIFTLAPIIAMVSAFVSMAPIPFFPNFTLFGYEIKPLISDINIGFLFFLAVGSAGIYAPILAGLASNNKYSLIGSARATIQLLSFEVVSTLTILAPLMVVGSLSLVEINHYQSGGFLDWLVFKQPLAFVLFLIASYAELNRTPFDLLEHEAEIVAGYCTEYSGLKWGMFFLAEYAHLFAFSFVISIVFFGGFNAWGFIPGGIAILIKAGFFVFLSMWVRATYPHVRPDQLMDMCWKIMLPLALLNIVLTGIIILI
- a CDS encoding orotate phosphoribosyltransferase — encoded protein: MDIKACYQNAQALLEGHFLLSSGFHSNYYLQSAKVLEDPKLAEQLALELAKQIQEAHLNIECVCSPAIGGILAGYELARALGVRFIFTERVDNIMTLRRGFEVKKNEKILVCEDIITTGKSAMECAKVLEEKGTQIVAFGALANRGICKRTHSHLKAQEGACLPSHLPLFALEDFVFDMHKPNSCPLCATSVAIKPGSRGN
- a CDS encoding RDD family protein, translating into MATKKTKKNKTPEKKRALESPLKGLNLSLRLKAFITDIFMIYTPMLYIMTYAILGSAKDFRENQSAIFLCLLFYALTHSFFIAFKSQSPGMRYAQFKLVKNNGKKVGFFLALWRFVLWVLSMGLLIGFVVPFIFKFFLHDKFSGTHIEIIKEET
- a CDS encoding NAD(P)H-quinone oxidoreductase subunit 3; the protein is MQQATEALNHPYFGVFVLLVFTFWVFNLTLRIQRFLSRKMAQKKGEKLKLAPYECGPVALKQPNRVSHHFYIMAMLFILFDVEIVFMFPWAIDFKKLGLFGLIEMLGFVFFLTIGFIYALKRNALSWQKLEVK
- a CDS encoding NADH-quinone oxidoreductase subunit D, coding for MAQNFTKLNPQFENIIFEHDDNQMILNFGPQHPSSHGQLRLILELEGEKIIKATPEIGYLHRGCEKLGENMTYNEYMPTTDRLDYTSSTSNNYAYAYAVETLLNLEIPRRAQVIRTILLELNRMISHIFFISVHALDVGAMSVFLYAFKTREYGLDLMEDYCGARLTHNAIRIGGVPLDLPPNWLEGLKKFLGEMRECKKLIQGLLDKNRIWRMRLENVGVVTPKMAQSWGMSGIMLRGTGIAYDIRKEEPYELYKELDFDVPVGNYGDSYDRYCLYMLEIDESIRIIEQLIPMYAKTDTPIMAQNPHYISAPKEDIMTQNYALMQHFVLVAQGMRPPVGEVYAPTESPKGELGFFIHSEGEPYPHRLKIRAPSFYHIGALSDILVGQYLADAVTVIGSTNAVFGEVDR
- the secG gene encoding preprotein translocase subunit SecG yields the protein MFMTSALLGLQIVLAVLIVVVVLLQKSSSIGLGAYSGSNDSLFGAKGPASFMAKMTMFLGLLFVINTIALGYFYNKEYGKSVLDETKTNKELSPLVPATGTLNPTLNPTLNPTLNPLEQAPTNPLMPTQTPKELPKEPAKTPFVESPKKNEENEKNDAKENGIKGVEKTKENAKTPPTTHQKPKTHATQTNAHTNQKKDEK
- a CDS encoding NADH-quinone oxidoreductase subunit C yields the protein MMVRKQSPYEDVQKQSRQHDPYKIIEPTPKKYLEGSAYEIIYNHLSYKHEILDKYIETNTAVFWIKKDDIFSVATILRHLGYECLSEMSAIDLCAKKGHFELFYQFVGFSDSCKNRRRVRVKCVLLPNESVDSLSFLYRSANWSEREAYDMLGIVFDKHPYLKRLIMPHDWVGHPLLRSYPLKGDEFAQWYEVDKIFGKEYREVVGKEQRDSARVDEKDTFNFAKIGYEQGKGEELKEIEEKHAFKKIPFVKDLHKIAPTILKKRL
- a CDS encoding NADH-quinone oxidoreductase subunit B → MQQAPVVLSTLDKLLNWGRSNSLWPLTYGLACCAIEMMATGGSRFDFDRFGTIFRASPRQSDVMIIAGTLTKKHAEFMHRLYDQMPEPKWVISMGSCANTGGMFNTYATVQGADRIVPVDIYLPGCAPRPETLQYALMVLQDKIRRSKAIKQDAPKRLV
- a CDS encoding NAD-dependent deacylase — translated: MKNLVILSGAGISAESGIKTFRDAGGLWEGHDIMEVASPYGWKKNPQKVLDFYNQRRRQLFEVYPNKAHKALAELEKHYQVNIITQNVDDLHERAGSSRILHLHGELLSVRSEKDPNLVYRWEKDLNLGDLAKDKSQLRPDIVWFGEEVPLLKEAISLVKQAHLLIIIGTSLQVYPAASLYTHAHKDALIYYIDPKAKNARLPQNIQCINESAVHAMQDLMPKLIEMAS